The Salvelinus sp. IW2-2015 unplaced genomic scaffold, ASM291031v2 Un_scaffold809, whole genome shotgun sequence genome segment CTGCAGACAAAAATAGATACATTTTAATTTAGACTGGAATGTAAGGAAAGTGTATGATATCACACTTTCATAAACTACCAGGGACAAGATAAAAACTCTTACTGCAATGTATATTCACTTTTTCTGAACATCTCAGTTATAACAAAGTAGAGACAGAGTTAAAAAACAATTCTCCATGTTTCCAAGCTGAAAAATAATTGTGAGAAAAGATAACACTAAACTTCTACTGATTTCAGGGCATCTTTACAAAAGGCTGAGCATTTGCATCTCAAGTGCTCCATCTTGTGGTTAAAAACTAAACTGCACTCGGCCACTGCAGACCGGTCACTAGTTCCAGGCAGTTTTGCAGACAAAACCAAAGAGAACTAAATATTCACTAAATACCTGTGAATTACTTAAATATTCAAACATGTACATTAAATAAAACCTTGCCATGTTATTAAATCTTCATTCACGGTCAATCTTCAGCATGACATTGTCTCAGTTTAAAACATTGCCTCTGTTATCAATATTTCACACAACCAATAACACATTTTACCACAAAGGAAATAAAGATGTTTGTTTCATTGTCTTTTAACAGCGGTTTGTTGCATAGCTTCCCAGTAGCGCCGCTGTTGATTATCAATATTTCACACAACCAAtaagagctcccgagtggcgtcactacagaccatgtTGCGATCccgagctgtatcacaaccggccgtgatcaggagtcccacaGGGCYgcgcacagttggcccagcgtcgtccaggttaggggagggtttggccgtcattgtaaataaaaatgtgttcttaactgacttgcctagtgaaataaataaatcattttacCACAAAGGAAATAAAGATGTTTGTTTCATTGTATTTTAATAGCAGTTTGTTGCATAGCTTCACAGTAGTGCCAATAATGACACATTCACATTGAAACAGTTTGACAGACAGAATTCTGATGCTCAATAGTCAGATCAGTAGAATGGAAATGCCACTGACACTGAAATTTAAAGTTAATGTTGCCACTAGAAAAAGGAAATCGTTAAACAGATGTAAGTTATTCATATTtccgtaaaaataaaaaaatgtatgttggtaGAGGATTTGTGTGAAGATATGGTTGAATCTTGTCAGGATTCAGCACTCAATGTCTGACTGGTTTTGAAAATAGCTATAAACAGAACCAATGCAGATAGGCCTATACCATGGATAAAAACATTTGATATTAAATAACAAATATTGTAAAAGATCGCATagaaaaacatttctgtaacagtatcaaaaagaaggACATAGATATTGCATAAAACATAAGCGGATAAAAAAAAGGGGCCATTAATACACATTTTGGCTGTAGTCTCaggaaaaagtaaaaaatacaaaacacagtaaaaatgaaaaaagtatttaaatagagaaaataataatcacagtgttgaCAGATTAAGACCGTGGCTAAAGCAACACTCCCAAACAAAGCAACAGTGAGTTCACACCAGTTGTAATAACAGCAGACCATTAGCTACTACGGTCTCATTCACGTCTACTAGGTTTTCCTTAACACATGACCAGACCAGGAAAACCAGTCATAGCCCTACATACCATGTTCCAAGACTTTACTCTCACTCATCTTTCTTTcacactcatctctgctcagtcTGAACATATTAGACAATGCTACTGCCTCCACAGCTACACAAACTGTAATACATTAAACTATCTCAATGGGACTTACAGGCTTAAATAAAGATTCAATATAATGCATCACACATTAACTTTACTACTTTGCTAATATAATTTTAAGGCACTCAAAACACTTTGCTTAGCTTAAACGTGTAGTCAATCAGAATTTTACCATCCTTTGTAATTTACTACAAACCAGTGCAAACTCCCTATAGATCCAGCTTACTTCTACCTAACTGAGACAATGTTTGTCCACATGGCATGCTCTAGTCTACACAGTAGTAACTAACTCaaaacacaaaccacaaaaatgTGGGTTTTAATTTGGTTCTCACTAGTTTTTCTAGTCATTCTAACTCCTACTTGACCAGAATGACCAAGGTGTACATGTTCTGTTTGGAAAGAGACAACAACACAAGGAAGAAACAAAAAATGATTCACTGGCCAAGCATGGTTCTACTGCTTTTAAGACAACACATTATTGGCTTGTAAATGACTTGACTGTTTAACTATCTCAGGGCGTCTCCCTGTTAGTTAAAAGATTCATTTTAAAACCAAGTTAGAGAAATGTTTttgagagtgagaggagaaagtTGTGGATGAGATGAGCTGACTGCTAGACCGACGTCTCCTGCGTTGGCGAGAAGCACATCCTTTTAAGCGACGAGGAAtcctgagagagaaaagagagagaacaacctAATGTATTTCAGAGTTATGTCCGTTCTACTTAACCTTGGCGCCAAACCCATCCGACAATGTCCCTCAAATAAACCCCATTGGGGAGAGTTGAGGGAGGGAGTTTGCCCTGTGGTTAGCCACTGGTTGGTGAGCTAACAGTAAGACACTCCATCCATACCACAACGCAGTAGTCATGGTTTAACTGGCTCACCAGGGCTGTGGGTTGCATATATATGTCACTCTAAATTACCATATTATGACCATATTCTACCATTATTATCATATTAGTAATGGGGAGAACGACGCAGTCACCCACTGGTGACAGGTTTATAGCTGTGAATCATGCTGCTCACCAGGCAAACAGACAGTTTCATTTGTTTGGTTTGAACCTGAGACAAAGTAACACTTCACTATACCGCtcctattacacacacatacagtgactCAGCTATGGAGTGGTGTATAGTACTTACCCATCCAACGCTGCtgtcctccttctcctgtctgtctgctgagcTGCTGGATCCTGGAGTCACCAGGCTACTGCTAGCCGTCTCCACCGGGCCCTGGGTACCTAACGCTCTCCTctggtacacacacaaacatagctTTCAAAATCACACATCCTGTCTAACATCTTCCTGGGATTGACAGAACATTTAGCTATTATTTTAAATAATTGATGATACCCTGATTCCTCCAAAGGAGCGTGAGCGGCGATGTTTCCTATTCGAGTACAGTGTCTGTTGGTCACTCAATGGCGTCCCAGGGACCTGCTTAGcaaactacacaacacacacaaaaacagcgaAAGtcttaataataatgatgataataattagATGGGTCcttacatttgtcctatttcacaagtgtgtattatatgcatgtgaaatatgtttttttttgcatattccaCTCCCGAGAAACCTTCTGAGAGTGTGGTCACGGCCAGCGATCAGACATTATTGACGGCGACCGTGGAACAATTagaattaagtgccttgctcaagggcacgttggcagatttttcacctagtcggctcagggaatTGACCCAGCGAcctctcggttactggcccaacgctcttaaccgctaggctacctgccacccttttGGACAAACACTCATTATTTCTGCACATtccgcaaatacaggtgtagGCGTGTGTATGTCCCACCTGTCTGATGAGTTTCTTCTTCTTGGCAGACTCAGGCATGCTGCTGACCTGTTGGTAAAGCTCTCTGAGGgccagctcagtgtgtgtgttactgctgGTGGTCCCGTCTATACACGTCACAGCCTCACCAGCCCTCTTAGAGGGGGAGGGGTGAGCACCCCCACCACACAGAGCCAGGCCATCctggtagggaggagaggagtgaattGATAACAGGTCTTCGCTGAGTTTGAGATATTCCCTGATAGAAGACATGATCGATTTAGGTCGCCCGACACAGTCAAATAGTGATCGAAATCAACTAGACAGAGTTTCTGTAGTGTACTCGCCGTAAACTGGGAGTTTCTGTAGTGTACTCGCCGTAAACTGGGAGTTTCTGTAGTGTACTCGCCGTAAACTGGGAGTTTCTGTAGTGTACTCACCGTAAACTGGGAGGTGGTTGATCCTTTAAAATGCATGTGGGCGTGTTCTTTGACATACACAGGAGCCTTgagtaaaaacacacaaaatgacCACCTTTGTCATTGTTTAGACAAACAAGACTTATTTAGACACACTAAACTCACAGGTTTCAGTTGACCAAACTATACCAAACTGTGATTGACATGTGAAATGATTGACtgatgcagacagacagtattgACTCAGGTGAAAATCCCCAGCCAGTTATTGTTCCAGAAAGCAGATGATTGAGTGCGACAGAGGGGAGGGTAATGAATAGGGATATTGATTACAAATGGCTACTGGAGAATGAATGCTAGCCAGTCAATTTTCACCCTGAAGAGTTTCTGTGAGTGCTTGATGAGGAAAGCCACTGCGTTGTTTAGCTTCTTAATGTTCCCCTGGAGGTCACTGGCTTGCAGCTGGAAAAGACACACAATACTAATGAGTAAAGACAACAATAATCAACTAATGGGAGAGAGGAAtggtgagggggagggagagagaaagggattgttttgtttgacattttaccgCATTGTTAAGAGctagtaacatctgctaaactgtgtacgcaaccaataaactttggtTTGAACTAGACGTACGTGTTTGGGCCAGATGATGTGTGGAGCCACCATGGTGGCCAGGTTGATGGCAGACATCTTGTTGTTGTGCTGGTTGCGAGCGGTGTGGTAGAGCAGGTCCAAGAGCAGTTTGAGCAGACTGTGGTTGGCTGGAGGCAGCAGCATGAACAGCAGCTGGAAGGCCTCGATCTGACGCTCCTTATCCGGTACTGAAGTCTTGTTCCCCTTCTCATCAAACTGGGTCAGCTCTGGAGATAACCAATAGTTATGAAGATAATATGGATATTTGGCAGACTTACATCCACAAATWGTTTTAAATTTAACacttatgtaacggatgtgaaatggctagctagttagcgMgtacgcgctagtagcgtttcaatcagttacgtcacttgctctgaaacctagatgtagtgttgcKccttgctctgcaagggccgcggcRtttgtggagcgatgggtaacgacgcttcgtgggcgaccgttgttgatgtgtgcagaYggtccctggttcgcgcccgtgtcggggcgacgtactaaagttatactgttacattgatgctgttgacccggatcactggttgctgcggaaaaggaggaggttgaaaggggggtgagtgtaacggatgtgaaatggctagctagttagcgggtacgcgctagtagcgtttcaatcagttacgtcacttgctctgaaacctagatgtagtgttgccccttgctctgcaagggccgcggcttttgtggagcgatgggtaa includes the following:
- the LOC112068972 gene encoding rho GTPase-activating protein 19 translates to MDMAAEKEPNENKSVVNSQDPAPQPVIFNPEFFVERLKHERPQVFTELVLSNITRLIDLPGDEFAQLTGEADPRLPTAHIGFLRSLNFLKRKDKGVVFGAPLTEEGIAQIHQLIEYLSKNLHVEGLFRVPGHSLRQAALREMLNAGTEIDLETGDFHPNDAATLLKAFLGELPEPLLTHRHYHAYLKIAELTQFDEKGNKTSVPDKERQIEAFQLLFMLLPPANHSLLKLLLDLLYHTARNQHNNKMSAINLATMVAPHIIWPKHLQASDLQGNIKKLNNAVAFLIKHSQKLFRAPVYVKEHAHMHFKGSTTSQFTDGLALCGGGAHPSPSKRAGEAVTCIDGTTSSNTHTELALRELYQQVSSMPESAKKKKLIRQFAKQVPGTPLSDQQTLYSNRKHRRSRSFGGIRRRALGTQGPVETASSSLVTPGSSSSADRQEKEDSSVGWDSSSLKRMCFSPTQETSV